A genome region from Bacteroidota bacterium includes the following:
- a CDS encoding pH regulation protein F → MQDVLIYITNLLAVIIIIPFYRVLKGPTVFDRVLGVGAIGTKTLVLICLVGFIYGRLEMFIDIALAYAVLNFISVLAIAKYFKNYRKGA, encoded by the coding sequence ATGCAGGATGTCCTCATCTACATAACCAATCTGCTCGCAGTCATTATTATCATTCCGTTCTACAGGGTGTTGAAAGGGCCGACGGTATTCGACCGCGTTCTCGGCGTGGGGGCAATCGGCACGAAGACCCTCGTGTTGATTTGTTTGGTGGGATTTATTTACGGCAGACTTGAAATGTTCATTGATATTGCGCTTGCCTATGCCGTGCTGAACTTCATCAGCGTGTTGGCGATTGCGAAGTACTTCAAGAATTACCGCAAAGGTGCCTGA